ATTAACCGTTGGTATGGGTTTATCTTCCTGAGTGAAGACCGACTGGTACTGTTTATTAAAGcccaaatagctgcgaattccatgcattgttttcataattttattttcaaaccaaagttggtttgtgTACAAGTGCTAACTGAAGAACATGTCTATAAATATCACTCAAGTGTTTAACAGGCTgtcgcactcataaaatggcgcccatTAATAAGAcgcattaaagactgaaaaagtgtgtaacactgtcataagagcggaaagtggcatgtaaatttaaacgttttaacatcattttagattcccgccattttcaacaatcatgtgacagagaaagtaaagattacaacaaaaaaAAGTTAGCCATCGTGTTTTGTGGATTCaggtaaatggcatcatgcttgtttccttTGTGATAACTATGTGCatatgcaggaaatactgttgttttgtactttttgcatatgcaggaaatactgttgttttgtacttttccgtgggatgccattttatgagtgcggcatcCGTTTATTACCAGTTAAAATACGTGatccaaatcagcaagcagtgatgCTTCTATCCATGTCCTttagttagcacatttacacgaaccaactttggttttaaaataaaatcatgaaagtaatgcataaaattcgcagctattttGGGCTTTCATACTTTTAGTTTTGGTAGTACATCAGGACTTAGCCTCCCTTCTGTTCTTGTTCTCCTTCGCTGACTAGTCACCGCGTGAGTATTTCAACTTATCATTGTAACCACTGGCcactttatgcaaataattaaATCAAGGGATTGGCAGGAAATTGTGTGAAGGAGTGACATTTTGCATGATCGAAACACGGCAGAAATTCACAAACGTAAAATGTTCGTATCTCCGTGGCGTTCAATGTAGCTTAAAATAGTTCATGGCATAAAATATAAGATATCAGTAGTTATTTTAGCCAAGGACAGTCAAATACTCAGAATataatttcttgtgtacaaTGGGCGAATGTGACTGTTATGCTCAAAATGGTGAATGTTTCAGATTTGACCACAGACGATGTAAGTATAGAAATATCAACACCATACATGAAAATCTGTAAAGTTGAACCTATTTTGATTGATGTGAAAGTTTTGACACTAGCCATCTCTTAAAGGCATGGGTCCggcatcagattgtcttgcctgGAAAGTTACTTAATAGAttacaatttaaatggaaaacaaaatgaccttcataatcctcttacagactagaacaaactcgatcccagggatcgagtcCCCTACCTTTAAGTCATACTCAGAAAATGACCTCATTTTTGCAGAAAGGCTGGCTTTTGTGTTATGTTTACTTCTCGCTGTACTAATGTCATGGCAACGTGGTGTGTCCTTCACCTATTTGTAAGGGAGTCTGTAGCTGCTTGCGATAAGAAGGCTGGCTTTTGTGTTATGTTTACTTCTCGCTGTACTAATGTCATGGCAACGTGGTGTGTCCTTCACCTATTTGTGAGGGAGTCTGTAGCTGCTTGTGATAAGAAGGCGGGTAGGTTGGCATTTGTGTTATCTGTTTACCTCTTGCTGCACAGATGTCATGGCAACGTGGTGTGTCCCTCACCTGTGTCCTCTACAAGGAAGTAAGTTGCGCAAAAAATATGAGTGATGTCATTCAAAGCTGACTTGGCAATCAACATGGTACACGACTATGATCAAAAAGATTGCCTGGGTGGCTGTTTCTGGAACTGCAATAATAGAAGGCGAACATCACAGTGGAGATTAGCACAGGGAGGAAATAAACCTAGAAGTTCCTAGAAGGGCAGGAAAAATCttctttgcaaaaatgttttcctgataatttttgtatttatgtactgTAGCGTAGAGAGTAGTAAAGCATGGAACTAGGACATTGTGGCTGTTTGTTACTTCTGTCAGATTGCCTGCAGATGACAGTTTACCACTCATATTACTCGATAGAGAAATAAGGTGTCAAAGCCTCCATGTTTCGAAAGTTTTAAATGCAAAAACTAGACAAATATCCCAATCTGTTCGATTTGTAGGTGATCAAACCAACGCAAATCTTTTCCAGACAGAAGTACCCCAAGTTTAAAAAACCTATTAGATTCGAGAATACTGACGTCGTAACCAGCTATACAGACAAGCGTGCTGCATACTTAACCCTGTTTTGCTGCAAATCGCTCGGTCACTCTGGCCTTGAATGCTGAAATATCAGATAACCCACTCAATATACAGCAGAGACGTCCCATTGATGTGAAAGGGGCTGATGAGCAGGCCCAAGGCTGTGGGGACAGGACTGTGACAGTTAGAGGTGATTAccaaatatcgcctgttcctgtatcgtatcagcatgagtgtcatctGTGCTGCATCAGACAGGAGACGAAATGGAGTGTCTGACGCAACacaataaccgatttatcatttACTCATGCCAGGATTTTACTAATGCTTTCCCATAAAACCTTacaaaccttaaattttgaggctttattttattacgccttgcgcataaatatcgaaATATTAATGTTACCAATGTGCAGCGATGTCAACCCTGATCGTTTAAAGTTTTAACCCCAACTAACTGATAGTCTGGTAGGCAAGAAATACTAAAGATAACTGAAGTGAGGTATCAGATCAATGATACCTCATTTCTTCCGGCCTTCACTCATTCCGTGCTGACTGTTTTCCACTGACGGAATAATGAAGCTCAGCGCTTCATGTCGTTCTTTATGGTCACGCTCATTGTTTGCACGTTAACTTTCGACGTCCTATTCCAAAAATGACGATATGTGACTAAATATGTACTAGATGTACACTTCGTCATTGCACATAAACTAGTCGCATCAAAGACCGCAACTTACAACTTTTTTATGTGCaaacatttcaacaaataagTTTTGAAGAAGGAAAATACCAGAATATTTAAAAACTTCgctttttcatttcacttttattGCAAAAGTCTTCCTTCTCGATCggtgtttttttcttcttctgtccTGCATGAACTCTTCCGAACCCCGTTTCTATAGGGTATTGACAACTCTATCTTTCCAGTGCTAGTTAAATTTTCCGACAGTATTATTTCGCATTATTTATTTCGTCAACATTCTTTTATTAAACCGTGTCAGGCCAATTGCGATTTCAACCGCAGATACGCATAACAAATCAAGACTTAGCAGCAAAAGCAATAATAGTTACTATATAAGCATACAGTTTTCATGAGTTTCTTCTTTTCATTGATTGACACCACAGCTTCTTCCAATGAGCGGGCCTTTGCTACTTTTTTGGGTCTCGATTGGTTGAAACGATGGCGCGGTATCAAAACTCGTGTAGAAGTGAACAGTGTAGCATTGGGAAAAGAACATGCGTGAATGCATGTCGGTCTTTCCACCAATCAGTACTGAGTTTGCACTACTGCTGATATGGAGTTCAAATAGAGCCCCTGGAAGATTTAAGCTTATTCGTTAGAAAAGTTAGCTTATTAAAATACAATTGCTTTCCTAAAGCTCGTACTCGGTACGCAGCGCTGCGACCCACCCAACAAATAAAGAACTGCTGTGTCAGCCAACCACGACATGAAGTCGAACCCTTTAAAAACCTAACACCCTGCTTGCTATGCCGCAGTATGAAATTGATATCATACACTGAACACCGTTGGACAGAAGATTTCTACCTTACAGGCATTATTCGGGGTAACAGATTACGTAGAAATGATTAAGGCGATGGTGTTTTTCATAGTGGTTGCTGGAATTGTCAGTTCATGTATCGGACTTGGTAAGCGTGAACATTTACTTCCAGCATTAGATGCATGCAAGTGTTAACAAATCTAACTATCAGGTGGGATCTTGTAAAGTCGTCAACTTCATCGGTTGCACCTTCTTGAGGGCGTTGTCAAACGAGTTTGCCAAGTGCATCATTGGCGATCGTTGCGTAGCCTACAATGGAGAGTGTCTTAACAACGGTTTGCATGTCTGCTGCGTTTTTGAATTATCATTACGCGTGGGGAGTAAACATTTCACACTCTTGTTTGTGTAAGCATTGAAAATATCTTTTTCCTTAAATGAGTAAACGTTGATTATAGAGgcaattttttaaattcaaacatTAGTAATTAtactgtaatttgtttttcttacCCTATTTTTGCAAAGTGGTGGCTCATTTTAATCTCGATCATGAGAGTGAACGgtttaaattttcttcaaaaatttgcGAAAATGTTTAAATCTTTGGTTTCACGAAGACGCCTACTACCACCGTCAGGCATAAGGAAATGAAGAGAAAACTGTATAGTTCTTCTACGTGAAATACTGATATATTACACATATCTTTACAACAAATGCTGACGACAATGTCACGTTTCCTGTTACAGTAAGGCGGTCTCCTCCTGTTATTTTTATAAGTATTTGCTCGTCTTCACCAGATGCTTCGAATCATTTTTGTACCTGACCCACCGCTGGCCATTATTAGAAACGATGTCACTTGAAACCGTAACACATGCGTGTTTTACATTCTGTAAGACTTTATTAATCGATACACAAGAACCTCTCAAAGTGcttccatctatccatccatacatccgtTTGCACCCTTACATCCACGGTAAATacaaattaatgtttttttttcaatatcctCAACTTCCAGAATTACAACCTCCACCCGTACCGCAAGAATACAGGGAGCTGATGTTCGGACAACCGGCCATCTTAGAATGCCTGGTAGAGACTCCATCATATGCCACTGGAAGATGGTTTCGGTTCGACGGGCAAAACAAGACCCAGCTTATTGACAACTTTGGAAGTGTAGAGAGCGGTTACGAACCTACAGGTGATAAAAATCGCGGTGAACACAACTTGTTCATAGTGAAAGTCGCCCGGAGAGATCAGACTGTGTTCGGCTGTTCCCACATCCATCGAACACCCCAGTGGTATTATGTAAATATCACTGTAGTAGGTAAGTTACATGACAGCCGGGTTTTACAAATGTGTGAATGATTGGCGTGAAAATGTTCCTTAAAATCGAAGGAGATCGGTTTGAGAGCCAGTCAAAATACATATTCTGGGAACGGTAGCTTTACACTGTACATAGTTGAAAGTGAGCATTTAACAGGGTGCATTAAAATGTTCAATAGATTGAAGTGAACACATAGTAGTGATGTTTATGTGGAGTTCCGACACTGTTTTATCAAAGTCATTGAATAAGGAATACCTTACAACGTTAAGGGGTATCCCATGTTTAATAGGTCAAAGGACTACCATGTTCGTTGTGAACCAAGTATTCTTCTGCAGAGACAAACCTCGTTTCACGTTTCTCATTTCAACTAGACGCCGTAGACTCGTCTGCCGAGGTTCCGAGCTTTTCGTTTCTGGAGATGTTAACGTTGCTGGCATGCTGTGTGTCGCTACTCTCAAAGGTAATAAACGTCCATTTATTAATTGTGCAAAATGTTACTTCATCTTATCTAACTCCAGCATTAAATCTACATAGTTGAATGAGACAATAAGTTTTGGATTCGAGGTGTCCCTTTATCATTACACAACaaactaaagatttttttttctgtatatcGGATAAAGTTTTCACAACTTCCTAGGCCAGTCTGCTTCGAGCCCTACGAAAAATGTATCCATCGAAATAACTTTAATACCTTTCAGCCTTGCAACCCCTAAGTAATCATGGCATTTAGATTGTAATATGACAGATTTTTGTAGCAAAGAGATCACGCCGTTCTAGTTAAAGCTGTCAGCGACTCACTGATTTTCAGACTATCctttggttttgaaaattattatcAGAACTTTGCCATGACGACATTGTTTGTGTGTCGTGATGTGTGCGATTTGAAATGGACTTTCTCTTGAAAGTAGAAAAATGACTGAGCTTGAAATGAAATGATAATGACAATTGCAACTACTCTGCAAGATCTACCGGCCATGTAGCAAATAATAAAGTAGTAGTGAAGGTATAAAACGCCAAATACAACCGAGAATTAGCGTTCATAAACACGTCAGGCCTGTACGTTATTACAGCCTACGTGTTCGCATATGTCGTCTGCAATATAATTTATTGATAAGCTCAGTCAACATACATTTAAGTCATCATTTACCTGGTTAATTGGATGCATAACTTTGTTCTTTCCGTAGCTTGTCTGATAACATTGGAAATATTATAAGAGAAGAGACGGTGCTAAACTAAAGTGCATGGTGGACAGTTGATTAGTCGCGTATTTTTCCAGGATACATTCATCATCCTAAGATCAAACGTTGAAAATTTAGGCAAAATGCCAAATAATATTTGCCGCTATTCAAGGAGTATCGATTTTAGTATGCACCTTATGACAAACTTTTGTTTCCATCAAAGCTGATTGATGAGCTTATCAACGTCCTTTCTTCAGCACATTTTAACGACCACCTGTAACAAAACTCTTTAATTTCTGTACTTTGATTGTAAATCACCACTCTTGCTTTTCAAATGATGACTTCATCATTAGAAAGTTCAGCGGAATTTATGTATGCATTGCAGTTGTAATGTCACAAAAACTGTTCCGAATTTGTGACGGAAATTGAAATATATGGTGGATGAAATAAGGGACAGAGCAATGAGGTATATGACACTCTAAGGAATCAGCCTTGAGATCCGTGTTTCACTCTTGTTGtgtaatgaaaaacaaaacaaagccaaaAAACGTggcattttgttttgtatttgtagTTGTAATGTCAGAGATCTGTGTTTCAGCAACATATTGTAAAAGATCGGCTTTCAGGACAAATTTGAATACCAACATCTGAAAGCAAACTTATTGAATATCGGCATCACTGATACATTCactttgcattatttttaaattttctgtgggTATTAAATGTCATTTGCACAAGAGTAGCTCTTTGCACCATAGGCAAAAGTAAGTAGATCTAAGCTGTAAACCACGTCCAGCGACGgcataccacgagattttgaccagttcacgacatgtaTACGAACATACACGAGCGACAGCAAGTGCATGTCTGTGGTGGACGGGTTAAAAACGGAGTTATATCGTCGTTAGGTGTAATTTATTGTTATTGTATTATAACGGTATATTGAAATTCCTGTGTGGAACGTCAAAACACATGTGTCAACCTTGTTATTTTGCGAATATAGCACAGTTATTTTTTAGGTTCGGACCAATCTGATCGCTGTACGTATTTTTGCCGTCGATATACTGATGATATAATTatgcaataaagcacacccagcgacggtataccacgagattttgaccagttcacgacataatatatgaagtgaactagtcaaaatcgagtggtataccatcgctggctGTGATTCATTGCTATTAtttcataacagtatattgaaattttggctTTGAACGTCAGAAGAGGTTTTTTAGTTTCGAGTCCAATCCAAACATTGTACCTCTAAAGTTCATCTAAGGAGTGTTTGAATGCAGAATTGCTTATCGTCTAGACATAACTGCAAATATAATAAAGTTTGTGTACATGCCACCTCAGACCAGTATGACGTCACATGTTTTTTCAACTTGGAGTGGACATCCGCGTCTTGCACGGGTGGTTTGTACCGAAACATTTTAGAACATCACTCAAACAACAAACCTTTGTTAAGGACATTATTTTGTGCAGAATTTAAGTAGTTTTGACAGCTCCGTTAATCTGCTTTGCTTAGTTTTTAGGTAAGCGTAGCGATTCACTTCTGAAGACCACTGTACTATAAGGCCATCAATTTATATCATGATAGTAATTCGGTTCTCAATGGCAATGCTATAACTGCACGTAAACCTTGTATGGTAACATGAGCGAAAGTAGAAAGTAGGTAATTCGAAAGATAACCAAGACTGAAATTTCGGTATTCTGTTTTTAAACAACTAAAAATATGATGCTGAAAGAAAACGGTGTAAAAGCATTGTACTTCTTCAAATTAATGTCAGTGAATTGGAATATTATATCCAAGACAACTTACAAACGAGTTCTTGCAAggtgtctgtctttgttttcAGACCAATTGATTTAGTAACGTTCCCAAGACAAGCTAAAGCTTCGTGTCACCTCGTTTTTCTTGGACTATTTATTATACCTATAACGACATTTTTATAAATGGAGACTACATGCATCATACTGTAGTAGTCGACATGTATCGACGCCGTCACTGACTTATACCCAAACGAGAAGAATTCACATTCAAGCCAGCATTTAGACAAAAGGGACCAACAAATGTAAATGAATACAGATAaaagtatataatatataactaGGAACAGGTAATCTGGGTAAAGTCTTGTTCAATGAAgtataaatacaaatacaaatataaagaTGGGAAAGAACTCTAAAATTCCTTTATGTAAACatatttcgaaaaaactaaatataaagaaaatacaaaaattatgaTGTTCACTCAGTTTATCTGTTTTGTCGGACTTGAGATTTTAATGCAAGATACGGATAAAAAGTCTACACATATTATATCAGACCTCCATCACGTGGATCTGACGTCATAAAAGCATGTGATTTGCCAATATCAAGCGGCAGATTACACTTACTTCTATAAGGTCATACTATGTCTGTGTAAGGAGAGTACATCACGAAAGAATCGTTTTTGTACCAAAATGTTTGTTAGCGGCGACGGCGCTTTCTTTTGGCACAGGTAGATATTCAATACTAAATCCCAGGTGCAGCGGTGATGGCTAGCCAAACAAAGATCACGTAAGTTAACGGTGAGACAAAAGTGAAAGTCAAATCGTGGAAATCAAACACATCGAGATGTAATGGCGGCGCTTCCTTCCTTTGTTTCTAAAACTCGGATGTATTCTTCTCCGTCACTTCCTATGTTAATGGGTTTTTAAATGTCTAAAGCTTACTTCCTTTAATTCTCTTTTCAATCTGCTCTAATTTTGAGATTTACAATTCCTACCTTGCTATGATCTTGGTAAAACCCTTTCGATTAAAATACCTTTGCTGATCGCCATGACGTACTCTACAGTCCGGTCACTGATTTTCCGGTTCCACTTTTGTGGGGGCACCGTGGTATGGCATGCACGTCTTATGTTTGTAAAATGAGATTGATTCCAATTGATTATCTTTTAATGCCTCCCGATATCGTCTGAATAACCTTTATAGTGTACTGATTTATCACATAATCGGTTTCCAATATCTGTTGTACTTGCCAAAATTTGACTGGAAAATCAGATCTGACATTGTTGTTAATAGCAACGTGATACATTGAATGACAGCTAAAGTATCAACCTTCCAAGTTTGATCTTTATCAGATAGGTCAGAGTAATAAACAAGCAAATTGAGAAAATACTTAAAAATGAACATAACAACGTCAGAGACATTAAACATGCTTTGAATGCTATTAATGTAACGGTGCTGGCAAATTTAGAAATCATTGACAATCGGTGGACACTTTTTCATTGTAGGCTGGTAGGTGTTCACCAGATTATCTTCAAATGCGTAGTCCGAGTCCATAATTCGCTCCTCTTTATTTTGGTCGATGTATACACTAAACTCTATAATAGAAAGGTCGAGTGGGTAATTGATTTCGTCGTAAATAATTCACTCTACAGTGGTACTGTAAGGAGTGAGGTCCATGCACGTGCGAACAATGAAAGGAAAGGGTGTTCAATTCACCACTTATAACACATGAAAGGATTGAAATGTCTATAGTATTGGATACTCCGAACTGACAAAGGGACAGTTAGATACGAAGTGCAAACTATAGGATTGAAGTCGCCTCGACAGAGAAACGTGAATGCGCCCTATGGTTCTTGGGTCATTCTTATTTACTTTGGGTCTGAGGGTTTGTAAACGTTTCAAAGCCGGCATAACTATTGATCCAAAGGTTATAAAGTGTGTATGAACAGTTTAACTCAGCTCCTCCCGCTGACAACGTAGCTGTCGACCTACAGCAAGGTTGATAAATGACTCAGAGGTAGGTGATTAGACTAATTCACACCGGAGATTGTGTAAAATAAGGTAATTAAAGCAAGTTTGAACGTATTTATGGTACTTTTTATATGAAATTTTCGACTGATGAACTACCTGGGTAGTAGATTTGCGCATGCCTAGGTTTCAGAATCTCGCCCAGCGGGCTAGTCTAGTCTAGCCAGCTAGTACAGTGGGAGATTCAAATAGAGTATGAGCTCAGACCATTTTCCTTTATCTTAAATATCACAATAGGGCTGAGCCCAAAATCTAGCGCagtataaaattgaaaatgtaattttgattgCAAGTGACAGCTCAACTGTTCATAGTCAAAATGTGGCTGAAGTGAACCGatactattttcaacttgacaacttcggGATTTGAAAATGTTCTTTGACACCTCTGTCCAAACACTCAAAGACATGGCTGTCTTTACCTACTGTGTTGTCTACACAACTTGTGTGCACCGCAAAGTAAACGTACCGTAGGCCTATAGGCAACTGTGCAGCTCGGATGATCTTCCTTGTACATTTTAGGTATACACATGGGCTGTCTTTTCCCTTGTGGTCCGTAAAATCACGCTTACTCTACCGTGGTAAAATAAACACGCGTATATTtatataaacaattttcaatagACAGCAGCACGATTTACATGTCCTGTGATCCAGCTTATCTCACTCATTCGGCAATATTATTGGTTTTCTTCGAGTCAATTATTGGTCATTAAAGCCAACTATGACACTATTGAAACAGTAATAGTAGCCTATGTTTGACTTTAAATACCATTCTTCATTTACAAAACCTGTGTTAATAAGTAAATTATCCGGTCCTTGAATAGGTGCGTCAATAAATCAGTGTCTTTAACATACTGACAGCTTTGCTACATCCCAACCGTGCCCAGGATTGACCGTATTTACTCAGCTGGTGATATGAACTTTTTGATGTCTGCAGAGGACAGCAACAAAGTGGTTGAACCTGCCTTCATTGTAGTGATTCTGATGCAgttaaatgacattttcaatggGCTTACGATTTAAATTTGTCTGTAAGTGTCTGTGATCATCGTTTGTTTTACATTACTAAGCGGCCGTCGGACACGTGCACGTACATTTTTCGGGGTTGATTAGCGCACCCGTGGAAGGGAGAATTATACAAGAAGTCTCGTTACTCCAGCCAATCACATTATCACCAATCACAGTATTCCTTGTATTTTAGGCCTATTATCTTTTTTCGGTCAGCgtaatgtcattttttcaacCCGAATAATGTCGACTATTTTTCCGCCCTCACGGGAGCCCTGGTTGTATTCCATCTTTTCAATTTCGTGGTTTCAAATCTCGtccaaaatttgtatttctgtctcGTCGATCACTTCAGGAAGGTAAGAAGGTAGCATGCCTATCAGGTTACACCACGTGTACAGTCACACCCAAGTCTGACGCGACAGCTACCTACCATGTCAGACCAGCATGACGTCATCAAGTATATTACAGACCAGCATGACGTCATCAAGTATATTAAAGAACTGGACAAAGGCACCTCTGCGGATCAAAGAGTACCACAACGCACCGCAAATGATATAGCAACACTTTCAAGGCCAGTTCCTTCGTCAATGGCATTATTCCATGCACTGGTAACATCCTAATGGATAAAGTTATTCTACTTTCCCTAGCGGTTTGCACTGGTATCGGTAAGTATAATGTTTCTATCGCGAGCTTAGGTAACTGGGAAGATTTGGGGTTTGTCTGATGGTAGCTAGATCGGTTTGCTTATGTTGCTCGCATAGTGAATCTCTCCGGATGGAAAACAGTGAGGCGTAATTTAAGCAGAGCTATTTGCGGAACGAATGAACCTTGGACAAACATTAGACGACTACTCTTATGAACCACCAGCTTTTTAACCGTACAGGTGGTAATACTTGTATGATATTTCATTAATTGCTTCGTAGCAAATGGCTGTGTAATGGAACAAGTGGAGGCACAAGTAGGCCAATCTATTGCACTGAAGTGTGAAGTTAACGTTTCATCGGAGACTATGGCGAGATGGTCTAGGGATGACTTTCAAGTGACAGACAATGGTGGCAGCGTTacaacagaatacaaactaaCTGGGAACCATTCTCTCGGCCAATATTACCTGCTGATAGAGAATGTCCAGTGGATTGATGACGCTGTATTCAAATGTAACAACGCAGACTCAACTCCACAATTGCGGGCATGTATCAAGGTCACGGTTACTGGTAAGACAATACCTTTATTTGACTAAGAGATCAATTCTGACATCATATCATTATGCAACAACATATTTTTACACATCTAATATTTTACATAactaatattatatttttacacAACTAAAAAAACTTTCAATCCTGAGGCCTGATATACAAGTAACGGCAAATTGTGTGTGACGTGACTGTCATACATTCGGTAAAATTGAAGGTAACTAAACAACTCTCAGGTGTATGAGAGGTTGGATGAATAGGACACTGATGGACAGAATTATACGAATTAACAGCAGTTGTCTTGACTGCTCCGAAGAAACCATACCGCCAAAAGAACAGTATTCGCTGTAACCTCTGTTCAGCTGTCTATGTATGGCTATAAAAATTCACCTGAAGTGATGAGGCATTACGGAAAGGGGCCGTTTTCCAAGTAACCGCAATGGTAGTACTTTATTTCAGACTGAAATGTCCATACACGTTAAATACAAAAGGAAATACCAGGATTTACTCAGTTCCTGGGATATATGCAGCAAAAATACACTCGCTTTTCGACCAAAATCTTCAAAATGATGAGCGTTAtgggccattttgattttctgcaCAACTCAAATTGATTTCCCTGTACTCTTTCGCGGCGCAATATCTGCGTGAAACATTGTTTGGTCTTTTA
The Ptychodera flava strain L36383 chromosome 3 unlocalized genomic scaffold, AS_Pfla_20210202 Scaffold_25__1_contigs__length_14229661_pilon, whole genome shotgun sequence DNA segment above includes these coding regions:
- the LOC139125133 gene encoding uncharacterized protein, which codes for MDKVILLSLAVCTGIANGCVMEQVEAQVGQSIALKCEVNVSSETMARWSRDDFQVTDNGGSVTTEYKLTGNHSLGQYYLLIENVQWIDDAVFKCNNADSTPQLRACIKVTVTDPPTSTDSFSVGVRTLPLKTVTFVLPFALMLINMW